The following are encoded together in the Nocardioides sp. Arc9.136 genome:
- the clpS gene encoding ATP-dependent Clp protease adapter ClpS: MSAASPVEVEPTTTPDELTFLSKPWVTIVWNDPVNLMSYVTYVFQKYFGYDKKKAEKLMMEVHEDGKSVVSHGTREEMERDVQAMHEYGLWATMDRAE; this comes from the coding sequence GTGTCCGCCGCCAGTCCCGTCGAGGTCGAGCCGACCACCACTCCCGACGAGCTCACCTTCCTCTCCAAGCCCTGGGTGACCATCGTCTGGAACGACCCGGTCAACCTGATGTCGTACGTCACCTACGTGTTCCAGAAGTACTTCGGGTACGACAAGAAGAAGGCCGAGAAGCTGATGATGGAGGTCCACGAGGACGGCAAGTCCGTCGTCAGCCACGGGACCCGCGAGGAGATGGAGCGCGACGTGCAGGCGATGCACGAGTACGGCCTCTGGGCGACGATGGACCGCGCCGAGTGA
- a CDS encoding bifunctional UDP-sugar hydrolase/5'-nucleotidase, whose product MSQPVPSRRAVLTGTAALAAAGYAAPAVAADDRLPAGAARKGKRVTVSVLGTTDLHGNVFNWDYFKDAEFDNATKDDIGVAKVATVIKAARKELRSKGPVLTLDAGDTLQGTPLAYYYARVEPIGGAVVHPMARAMNLVGYDAAALGNHEFNYGIDLLRTFEEQVNFPLLAANAVDPATKRPVFEPYVIKTYKVGRGRKVKVGVLGLTNPGIAIWDKTNVEGRMEFPGLVEQARKFVPEMKRKGCDLVVVAAHSGADTSSSYGDALPFPENAASLVAEEVPGIDAILVGHAHKEIAQRFVRNKRTGHQVVLCEPLYWGMRVAVMDFTLQEVYGKNGKQKWVLVSSGSQVLNSNTVAEDPKVAAAVRRQHDTVVDYVNSVVGTSAVELLGARGVVEDVPIIDFVQHVQGEAVKAGLSGADAALPVLSIAAPFSRTARFPEGEITIRDVAGLYVFDNTLLGVRITGKQLREYLEFSARYFKQVTGSGPFTIADLTNAVTASAPNGTPDYNYDAVAGLDAPLTYAIDVSKPAGSRITDLAYNGKPVTDDQQFALAVNNYRQSGGGGFPHVSTAPVIYNQQNEIRQLLIDWVVEHGTIDPEEFASVDWQLVAGGKPITIS is encoded by the coding sequence ATGAGCCAGCCCGTCCCCTCGCGCCGCGCCGTCCTCACCGGGACCGCCGCCTTGGCCGCCGCGGGGTACGCCGCGCCCGCCGTCGCCGCGGACGACCGCCTCCCGGCCGGTGCCGCCCGCAAGGGCAAGCGCGTCACCGTCTCGGTCCTCGGCACCACCGACCTGCACGGCAACGTCTTCAACTGGGACTACTTCAAGGACGCCGAGTTCGACAACGCCACCAAGGACGACATCGGCGTCGCCAAGGTCGCCACGGTGATCAAGGCGGCCCGCAAGGAGCTGCGGTCGAAGGGCCCGGTGCTCACCCTTGATGCCGGCGACACCCTGCAGGGCACGCCCCTGGCCTACTACTACGCGCGGGTCGAGCCGATCGGCGGGGCCGTCGTGCACCCGATGGCGCGCGCGATGAACCTCGTCGGCTACGACGCGGCCGCGCTCGGCAACCACGAGTTCAACTACGGCATCGACCTGCTGCGCACCTTCGAGGAGCAGGTGAACTTCCCGCTGCTCGCCGCCAACGCGGTCGACCCCGCGACCAAGCGGCCGGTCTTCGAGCCCTACGTCATCAAGACCTACAAGGTCGGCCGCGGCCGCAAGGTGAAGGTCGGCGTGCTGGGCCTGACCAACCCCGGCATCGCGATCTGGGACAAGACCAACGTCGAGGGCCGGATGGAGTTCCCCGGCCTGGTGGAGCAGGCGCGGAAGTTCGTGCCGGAGATGAAGCGCAAGGGCTGCGACCTCGTCGTCGTCGCGGCGCACTCCGGCGCCGACACGTCCTCGTCGTACGGCGACGCGCTGCCGTTCCCGGAGAACGCCGCGTCCCTGGTGGCCGAGGAGGTCCCGGGCATCGACGCGATCCTGGTCGGCCACGCGCACAAGGAGATCGCGCAGCGGTTCGTGCGCAACAAGAGGACCGGCCACCAGGTCGTGCTGTGCGAGCCGCTCTACTGGGGCATGCGCGTGGCCGTCATGGACTTCACCCTCCAGGAGGTCTACGGCAAGAACGGCAAGCAGAAGTGGGTGCTGGTCTCCTCCGGCTCCCAGGTGCTCAACTCCAACACCGTCGCCGAGGACCCGAAGGTCGCCGCGGCCGTGCGCCGGCAGCACGACACGGTCGTCGACTACGTCAACTCCGTCGTCGGCACCTCGGCCGTCGAGCTCCTCGGCGCCCGCGGCGTCGTCGAGGACGTCCCGATCATCGACTTCGTCCAGCACGTCCAGGGCGAGGCCGTGAAGGCCGGCCTGTCCGGCGCCGACGCGGCGCTGCCGGTGCTCTCGATCGCCGCGCCGTTCAGCCGCACCGCCCGCTTCCCGGAGGGCGAGATCACGATCCGCGACGTGGCCGGGCTCTACGTCTTCGACAACACGCTGCTCGGCGTGCGGATCACCGGCAAGCAGCTGCGCGAGTACCTCGAGTTCTCGGCCCGCTACTTCAAGCAGGTCACCGGCAGCGGCCCCTTCACGATCGCCGACCTGACCAACGCGGTCACCGCGTCCGCCCCGAACGGCACGCCGGACTACAACTACGACGCCGTCGCCGGCCTCGACGCGCCGCTGACCTACGCCATCGACGTCTCCAAGCCGGCCGGGTCGCGGATCACCGACCTCGCCTACAACGGGAAGCCGGTGACCGACGACCAGCAGTTCGCGCTGGCGGTGAACAACTACCGCCAGTCCGGCGGCGGCGGCTTCCCGCACGTCTCGACCGCGCCGGTGATCTACAACCAGCAGAACGAGATCCGTCAGCTGCTCATCGACTGGGTCGTCGAGCACGGCACGATCGACCCCGAGGAGTTCGCCTCGGTCGACTGGCAGCTGGTCGCCGGCGGCAAGCCGATCACGATCAGCTGA
- a CDS encoding nicotinate phosphoribosyltransferase, whose product MLQAALAAGTAERRSVFELFPRRLPDGRRYGVVAGVGRALDAIESFRFDEQALAVLEDVVDEPTREWLASYRFSGDVWGYPEGEVYFPHSPLVVVESTFAEAVLLETVLLSIYNHDSAIASAASRMTMVSCERPCLEMGSRRTHEEAAVAAARAAYVAGFSGTSNLGARQRYGVPTSGTSAHSFTLLHDTEADAFRAQVASLGTGTTLLVDTYDIAEAVRVGVEVAGTDLGAVRLDSGDLGSLAQQVRDQLDSLGATGTRIIVTSDLDEYAIAALAAAPVDGYGVGTQLVTGSGHPTSGFVYKLVAREADDGSMVPVAKRSADKVSYGGRKYALRRRRADGTAEAEVVGTGRVPDDDGDDRELLVPLVRAGEVVGREPLEAARDRHLRSRAELPLAAQQMSRGEPVIPTVRLD is encoded by the coding sequence ATGCTGCAGGCCGCGCTGGCCGCCGGGACCGCCGAGCGCCGCTCGGTCTTCGAGCTGTTCCCGCGACGCCTGCCCGACGGCCGCAGGTACGGCGTGGTGGCCGGCGTGGGCCGGGCGCTCGACGCCATCGAGTCCTTCCGCTTCGACGAGCAGGCGCTGGCCGTGCTCGAGGACGTCGTCGACGAGCCGACGCGGGAGTGGCTGGCGTCGTACCGCTTCTCCGGGGACGTCTGGGGCTACCCCGAGGGCGAGGTGTACTTCCCGCACTCGCCGCTGGTGGTGGTGGAGTCGACCTTCGCCGAGGCGGTGCTGCTGGAGACGGTGCTGCTCTCGATCTACAACCACGACTCCGCGATCGCGTCGGCGGCCTCGCGGATGACGATGGTCTCCTGCGAGCGCCCCTGCCTGGAGATGGGCTCCCGGCGCACCCACGAGGAGGCGGCAGTCGCGGCCGCGCGGGCGGCGTACGTCGCGGGCTTCTCGGGGACCTCGAACCTCGGCGCCCGGCAGCGGTACGGCGTGCCCACCTCGGGCACCTCGGCGCACAGCTTCACCCTGCTCCACGACACCGAGGCCGATGCGTTCCGCGCGCAGGTCGCCTCGCTCGGCACCGGCACCACGCTGCTGGTCGACACCTACGACATCGCCGAGGCCGTGCGGGTGGGCGTCGAGGTCGCCGGCACCGACCTCGGCGCGGTGCGCCTGGACTCCGGCGACCTCGGCTCGCTGGCCCAGCAGGTCCGCGACCAGCTGGACTCCCTCGGTGCGACCGGCACGCGGATCATCGTGACCAGCGACCTCGACGAGTACGCCATCGCGGCGCTCGCCGCGGCGCCGGTCGACGGGTACGGCGTCGGCACGCAGCTGGTGACCGGCTCGGGCCACCCGACCAGCGGCTTCGTCTACAAGCTCGTCGCCCGCGAGGCCGACGACGGGTCCATGGTGCCGGTGGCGAAGCGGAGCGCCGACAAGGTGTCCTACGGCGGCCGCAAGTACGCCCTGCGCCGCCGTCGCGCCGACGGCACCGCCGAGGCCGAGGTCGTCGGGACCGGCCGGGTGCCCGACGACGACGGCGACGACCGCGAGCTGCTCGTGCCGCTGGTGCGCGCCGGCGAGGTGGTCGGTCGCGAGCCGCTCGAGGCCGCCCGCGACCGCCACCTGCGCTCGCGCGCCGAGCTGCCCCTCGCCGCGCAGCAGATGTCGCGCGGCGAGCCGGTCATCCCGACGGTCCGGCTGGACTGA
- a CDS encoding DUF2017 domain-containing protein — MSGFARHRRSGRVIANFTGFEADLLRSLASQVVELLRNEAAVPSETQDPFEALMDFTGPTTEPDDPVLARLFPTAYRDDAEAASEFRRYTEGALRDGKARAAATIIDGLEEAGLPAELTEDGLMIDVELDEPTAETWMRSFTDIRLALATRLGVEDGDEEYWYALPDDDPRGQAHDIYEWVGYLQETLVESLTARR, encoded by the coding sequence GTGAGCGGCTTCGCACGCCACCGACGCAGCGGGCGGGTCATCGCCAACTTCACCGGCTTCGAGGCCGACCTGCTGCGCTCGCTGGCCTCCCAGGTCGTCGAGCTGCTCCGCAACGAGGCGGCGGTGCCGAGCGAGACCCAGGACCCCTTCGAGGCCCTGATGGACTTCACCGGCCCCACCACCGAGCCGGACGACCCGGTGCTCGCGCGGCTCTTCCCAACGGCGTACCGCGACGACGCCGAGGCCGCCTCGGAGTTCCGGCGCTACACCGAGGGGGCGCTGCGCGACGGGAAGGCCCGCGCGGCCGCCACGATCATCGACGGCCTCGAGGAGGCCGGGCTGCCCGCGGAGCTGACCGAGGACGGCCTGATGATCGACGTCGAGCTCGACGAGCCGACCGCCGAGACCTGGATGCGGTCCTTCACCGACATCCGGCTCGCGCTGGCGACCCGTCTCGGCGTGGAGGACGGCGACGAGGAGTACTGGTACGCCCTCCCCGACGACGACCCCCGCGGCCAGGCCCACGACATCTACGAGTGGGTCGGCTACCTGCAGGAGACGCTCGTCGAGTCGCTGACCGCGCGTCGCTGA
- a CDS encoding NUDIX domain-containing protein has protein sequence MPIPPFVAELRELIGTRELWLPGVTAVVRRGDEILLTERVDNGRWAPVTGIVDPGEEPAVAARREALEEAGVEISVDRLAAVSASPRIIHPNGDRGVYLDLTFACSWVAGEPHAADDENTDVRWWPVADLPPMQDWMLARIEAGLSDEVAARFIA, from the coding sequence GTGCCGATCCCGCCCTTCGTCGCCGAGCTCCGCGAGCTCATCGGCACCCGGGAGCTGTGGCTGCCCGGCGTGACCGCCGTCGTGCGTCGTGGGGACGAGATCCTGCTGACCGAGCGGGTCGACAACGGCCGCTGGGCTCCCGTGACCGGCATCGTCGACCCCGGCGAGGAGCCGGCCGTCGCCGCCCGCCGCGAGGCGCTCGAGGAGGCCGGTGTCGAGATCTCGGTCGACCGGCTCGCGGCCGTCAGCGCCAGCCCGCGGATCATCCACCCCAACGGCGACCGGGGCGTCTACCTCGACCTGACCTTCGCCTGCTCCTGGGTCGCGGGGGAGCCGCACGCGGCCGACGACGAGAACACCGACGTGCGCTGGTGGCCGGTCGCGGACCTGCCGCCCATGCAGGACTGGATGCTCGCCCGGATCGAGGCCGGGCTGTCCGACGAGGTCGCCGCCCGGTTCATCGCCTGA
- a CDS encoding IclR family transcriptional regulator, with amino-acid sequence MPAETSQTLDRGLRLLGLLAGAPDGLTVTEVAGRLEVPRTVAYRLVSTLEQHALVRRDGRGRLHVGLGVLHLASAVQPVVRDLAAPVLRSLAEAVGCTAHLTVAEGEEALALAVVEPSWTDFHVGYRVGSRHPLGQGAAGRAILLGRDRDPERPSWCATSGELQAGARGLAAPVLGVDGLAASIGIVTLGDLDADRVGPRVVAAAGEVAERLRLE; translated from the coding sequence GTGCCGGCCGAGACCTCCCAGACGCTCGACCGCGGGCTGCGCCTGCTCGGCCTGCTCGCCGGTGCGCCCGACGGGCTGACCGTCACCGAGGTCGCCGGCCGGCTGGAGGTGCCGCGCACCGTGGCGTACCGGCTGGTCAGCACGCTCGAGCAGCACGCCCTGGTCCGCCGGGACGGGCGGGGCCGGCTGCACGTCGGTCTCGGCGTCCTGCACCTGGCCTCGGCGGTGCAGCCGGTGGTGCGCGACCTGGCCGCCCCGGTGCTGCGCTCGCTCGCCGAGGCCGTCGGCTGCACCGCCCACCTGACCGTCGCCGAGGGCGAGGAGGCGCTGGCCCTGGCCGTGGTCGAGCCGTCCTGGACCGACTTCCACGTGGGGTACCGCGTCGGCTCCCGCCACCCCCTCGGCCAGGGCGCCGCCGGCCGGGCGATCCTGCTCGGGCGCGACCGCGACCCCGAGCGGCCCTCGTGGTGCGCGACGTCGGGCGAGCTGCAGGCGGGCGCCCGCGGGCTCGCTGCGCCGGTGCTCGGCGTCGACGGCCTCGCCGCCAGCATCGGCATCGTGACCCTCGGTGACCTCGACGCCGACCGGGTCGGCCCGCGGGTCGTCGCCGCGGCCGGTGAGGTGGCGGAGCGGCTGCGGCTGGAGTGA
- a CDS encoding Lrp/AsnC family transcriptional regulator: protein MDELDGRLLALLHDEPRVGVLEASRRLGVARGTVQARLDRLEARGVVTGWGPELDPAALGHPVTAFLSLEIRQAASGSGAEHGGHDAVAAHLATIPEVLEAHTTTGAGDLLVRVVARSNTDLQRVIDAVVASDAVVRCSTTIALATQVPYRTMPLAMAAGRSSGPAAGR, encoded by the coding sequence ATGGACGAGCTGGACGGCAGGTTGCTCGCCCTGCTGCACGACGAGCCGCGGGTCGGCGTCCTGGAGGCGTCGCGGCGGCTCGGCGTCGCGCGCGGGACCGTCCAGGCCCGGCTCGACCGGTTGGAGGCGCGCGGGGTCGTCACGGGATGGGGGCCCGAGCTGGACCCGGCGGCCCTGGGGCACCCGGTGACGGCGTTCCTGAGCCTGGAGATCCGCCAGGCGGCGTCGGGCTCCGGGGCCGAGCACGGTGGCCACGACGCCGTCGCCGCGCACCTCGCGACGATCCCGGAGGTGCTCGAGGCGCACACCACCACCGGCGCGGGCGACCTGCTGGTCCGGGTCGTCGCCCGCTCCAACACCGACCTGCAACGGGTCATCGACGCCGTGGTCGCCTCCGACGCGGTCGTCCGCTGCTCGACCACCATCGCGCTGGCCACCCAGGTGCCGTACCGCACGATGCCGCTCGCGATGGCGGCCGGGCGGTCGTCAGGTCCAGCGGCCGGCCGCTGA
- a CDS encoding DUF1697 domain-containing protein, with the protein MPTYLAFLRAINLGARRKFPKGEIVAAVEGLGWTDVRTHINTGNVRFDCPLRSRAKVEAALEEAFHERAGFEVPTIVLTPAELRAVAEHAASFDHDGRHYVSLLKEEPTPETVRLLEAASTAEEVVRVGGRGVHLMLGENYHEARLTNATVERHLGVATNRNRTVVDALVAKWCS; encoded by the coding sequence GTGCCGACGTACCTCGCCTTCCTGCGTGCCATCAACCTCGGGGCCAGGCGCAAGTTCCCGAAGGGCGAGATCGTCGCGGCCGTCGAGGGGCTCGGCTGGACCGACGTGCGGACCCACATCAACACCGGGAACGTGCGGTTCGACTGCCCGCTGCGGTCGCGGGCGAAGGTGGAGGCGGCGCTCGAGGAGGCGTTCCACGAGCGGGCCGGGTTCGAGGTGCCGACCATCGTGCTCACGCCCGCGGAGCTGCGGGCGGTAGCCGAGCACGCGGCGTCGTTCGACCACGACGGCCGCCACTACGTGTCGCTGCTCAAGGAGGAGCCGACACCCGAGACGGTGCGGCTGCTGGAGGCCGCCAGCACCGCGGAGGAGGTGGTGAGGGTGGGTGGCCGGGGGGTGCACCTGATGCTGGGTGAGAACTACCACGAGGCCCGGCTGACCAACGCGACCGTGGAGCGCCACCTCGGCGTCGCCACCAACCGCAACCGCACCGTGGTGGACGCGCTCGTGGCGAAGTGGTGCTCCTGA
- the hppD gene encoding 4-hydroxyphenylpyruvate dioxygenase, translating to MTTTQDTPTTGGALTADELKADLTLEQLRELVGLVEYDASRDPFPVTAMDAVGFVVGNATQAAAWYQLALGMDLEAYRGPETGCRDSKSYVLRSGSARFVLTGGVTPDSAVLDHHRRHGDGVVDLALEVPDVDACIEHARSVGATVLVEPHDETDEHGTVRLAAIATYGETRHTLVDRSRYSGPYLPGYVARTSTLVRPEGHPKRLFQAVDHCVGNVELGRMDEWVDFYHRVMGFANMAEFIGDDIATDYSALMSKVVASGNHRVKFPLNEPAVARKKSQIDEYLEFYEGAGCQHIALATNDILRTVDVMRAQGVEFLDTPDSYYDDPALRTRIGEVRVPIEELKARRILVDRDEDGYLLQIFTKPVGDRPTVFYELIERHGSLGFGKGNFKALFEAIEREQEARGNL from the coding sequence ATGACGACCACGCAGGACACCCCGACCACGGGCGGTGCGCTCACCGCTGACGAGCTCAAGGCCGACCTCACCCTCGAGCAGCTCCGCGAGCTGGTCGGCCTGGTGGAGTACGACGCCAGCCGCGACCCGTTCCCGGTGACCGCGATGGACGCGGTCGGGTTCGTCGTCGGCAACGCCACCCAGGCGGCGGCCTGGTACCAGCTCGCGCTCGGGATGGACCTCGAGGCGTACCGGGGTCCGGAGACCGGGTGCCGGGACAGCAAGTCCTACGTGCTGCGCTCCGGCAGCGCGCGCTTCGTGCTCACCGGCGGCGTCACGCCCGACAGCGCTGTGCTCGACCACCACCGGCGCCACGGCGACGGCGTCGTCGACCTCGCGCTCGAGGTCCCCGACGTCGACGCCTGCATCGAGCACGCCCGGTCCGTGGGCGCCACGGTGCTGGTCGAGCCGCACGACGAGACCGACGAGCACGGCACCGTCCGGCTGGCCGCGATCGCGACGTACGGCGAGACCCGCCACACGCTGGTCGACCGCTCCCGCTACTCCGGTCCCTACCTCCCCGGGTACGTCGCGCGCACCTCGACCCTGGTGCGGCCCGAGGGGCACCCGAAGCGGCTGTTCCAGGCCGTCGACCACTGCGTCGGCAACGTCGAGCTCGGGCGGATGGACGAGTGGGTGGACTTCTACCACCGGGTGATGGGCTTCGCGAACATGGCCGAGTTCATCGGCGACGACATCGCCACCGACTACTCGGCGCTGATGTCGAAGGTCGTCGCCAGCGGCAACCACCGGGTCAAGTTCCCGCTCAACGAGCCTGCCGTCGCGCGCAAGAAGTCGCAGATCGACGAGTACCTCGAGTTCTACGAGGGCGCCGGCTGCCAGCACATCGCGCTCGCGACCAACGACATCCTGCGCACCGTCGACGTCATGCGCGCCCAGGGCGTCGAGTTCCTCGACACCCCCGACTCCTACTACGACGACCCCGCGCTGCGGACCCGGATCGGTGAGGTGCGGGTGCCCATCGAGGAGCTCAAGGCGCGGCGGATCCTGGTCGACCGCGACGAGGACGGCTACCTGCTGCAGATCTTCACCAAGCCGGTCGGCGACCGCCCGACGGTTTTCTACGAGCTCATCGAGCGGCACGGCTCGCTGGGCTTCGGCAAGGGCAACTTCAAGGCGCTCTTCGAGGCCATCGAGCGCGAGCAGGAGGCCCGCGGGAACCTCTGA
- a CDS encoding MarR family winged helix-turn-helix transcriptional regulator, translating to MERVDRITDADLELASDLVVHAARLVRAVRRMVDLPAAVRLLSILDEHGPLGVSRLAALDRCSQPTMSAAVAAAAERGWVDKQPNPDDARGSVVTLTAAGRDELARIRRTHGEAVAARLAALPHRTPEDVATAVAVLRDLLESPLEPPSSEGAAR from the coding sequence ATGGAGCGAGTGGACAGGATCACCGACGCCGACCTGGAGCTGGCGAGCGACCTCGTCGTCCATGCCGCCCGCCTCGTCCGCGCCGTACGCCGCATGGTCGACCTGCCCGCAGCGGTGCGGCTGCTCTCGATCCTCGACGAGCACGGGCCGCTGGGCGTGAGCCGGCTGGCCGCCCTGGACCGGTGCTCGCAGCCCACGATGTCGGCCGCCGTCGCCGCGGCCGCCGAGCGCGGGTGGGTCGACAAGCAGCCGAACCCCGACGACGCCCGCGGGAGCGTCGTCACCCTCACCGCCGCCGGGCGCGACGAGCTGGCCCGGATCCGCCGTACCCACGGGGAGGCCGTGGCCGCCCGGCTCGCCGCCCTCCCCCACCGCACCCCCGAGGACGTCGCCACGGCCGTCGCCGTGCTCCGCGACCTCCTCGAGTCCCCCCTCGAACCACCGTCCTCGGAAGGAGCTGCTCGTTGA
- a CDS encoding isochorismatase family protein, with protein MTRALVVVDVQNDFCEGGSLPVTGGAQVARDVTAVLRSRADGGPSGSDWAHVVATKDHHRDPGDHWSSDPDFVHSWPRHCEVGTTGEDFHPELDPAPFEAVFRKGEHAAAYSGFEGLAEDGSTLTDWLRARGITEVDVCGIATDHCVRATALDAAAAGFATRVLLDLCAGVAPATTEAALAELREAGVDVA; from the coding sequence ATGACTCGAGCGCTAGTCGTCGTCGACGTCCAGAACGACTTCTGCGAGGGCGGATCGCTGCCCGTGACCGGCGGGGCCCAGGTCGCCCGCGACGTGACCGCGGTGCTCCGGAGCCGGGCCGACGGGGGGCCGAGCGGCTCGGACTGGGCGCACGTGGTGGCGACCAAGGACCACCACCGCGACCCCGGCGACCACTGGTCGAGCGACCCGGACTTCGTGCACTCCTGGCCGCGGCACTGCGAGGTCGGGACGACCGGCGAGGACTTCCACCCCGAGCTCGACCCCGCTCCGTTCGAGGCGGTCTTCCGCAAGGGCGAGCACGCGGCGGCGTACTCCGGCTTCGAGGGGCTCGCCGAGGACGGCTCGACCCTGACCGATTGGCTCCGCGCGCGCGGGATCACCGAGGTCGACGTCTGCGGGATCGCGACCGACCACTGCGTGCGCGCGACCGCCCTGGACGCGGCGGCCGCCGGCTTCGCCACGCGGGTGCTGCTCGACCTGTGCGCCGGCGTCGCGCCCGCCACGACCGAGGCCGCGCTGGCCGAGCTGCGCGAGGCCGGTGTCGACGTTGCCTGA
- a CDS encoding enoyl-CoA hydratase-related protein gives MSTLPEPAPEVRVELTDGVLRLTMDRPQALNALTPDMPVLMAAELERATARDDVRVVVLTGTGRAFSTGADISGRYTIDDSSMDTANRWIRAITTCDKPVVAAVNGVAAGVSCSAALACDLVVAAESASFLLPFAKVGLMVDGGASATVAAAVGRARAMRMALLAEPLGAREAYDAGLVSHLAPDESFADVVADLAARLAAGPPLALAASKRAVNAATLTQLDPALERERSGQSLLLRTADVVEGVMAFAERRPPVFRGE, from the coding sequence GTGTCGACGTTGCCTGAGCCGGCTCCGGAGGTCCGCGTCGAGCTCACCGACGGGGTGCTGCGGCTGACCATGGACCGGCCGCAGGCGCTCAACGCGCTGACCCCGGACATGCCGGTGCTGATGGCCGCCGAGCTCGAGCGGGCCACCGCCCGCGACGACGTCCGGGTCGTGGTCCTCACCGGCACCGGCCGGGCGTTCAGCACCGGGGCGGACATCTCCGGGCGCTACACGATCGACGACAGCTCGATGGACACCGCGAACCGCTGGATCCGGGCCATCACCACCTGCGACAAGCCGGTCGTCGCGGCGGTCAACGGCGTCGCCGCGGGCGTCAGCTGCTCCGCGGCCCTGGCGTGCGACCTGGTCGTCGCGGCCGAGTCCGCGTCGTTCCTGCTGCCCTTCGCCAAGGTCGGGCTGATGGTCGACGGCGGGGCGTCCGCCACCGTCGCGGCGGCCGTGGGCCGGGCCCGCGCGATGCGGATGGCCCTGCTCGCCGAGCCGCTCGGCGCCCGGGAGGCGTACGACGCCGGGCTGGTCAGCCACCTGGCGCCCGACGAGTCGTTCGCCGACGTGGTGGCCGACCTGGCCGCGCGGCTCGCCGCCGGCCCGCCCCTGGCGCTGGCCGCCAGCAAGCGGGCCGTCAACGCGGCCACCCTCACCCAGCTCGACCCGGCCCTCGAGCGGGAGCGGTCCGGGCAGTCGCTGCTCCTGCGCACCGCCGACGTCGTCGAGGGCGTCATGGCCTTCGCCGAGCGCCGGCCGCCGGTGTTCCGCGGCGAGTGA
- a CDS encoding MFS transporter — protein MSTSPSILKQPRAVWAVAFACVIAFMGIGLVDPILKEIAAQLEATPSQVSLLFTSYMAVMGIAMLVTGVVSSRIGPKRTLLAGLVLIIVFAGLAGTSDSVGAVIGFRAGWGLGNALFVATALATIVSSSKGSVAQAIILFEAALGLGIASGPLVGGLLGEQSWRGPFFGVSVLMTIALVATAVFLPTTPPQGRRTSLLDPFRALKHPALLLIGLVAICYNLGFFTLMAAGPFALPTFDIMAIGWTFFGWGLLLAFTSVVAAPWLQRLFGTMPTLVAVLALFAADLAAMAVLAEHEPVVATGIVVAGAFLGVTNTLVTEAVMGAAPVERPIASAAYSFLRFTGGAVGPYVALKLGEHVDVHAPFWFGSAAVAVGVVIALAGTPTVRRALARHAPAPHTPAEAEAELVGDLG, from the coding sequence TTGAGCACCTCACCCTCGATCCTCAAGCAGCCACGCGCGGTGTGGGCCGTCGCGTTCGCCTGCGTCATCGCGTTCATGGGCATCGGGCTCGTCGACCCGATCCTCAAGGAGATCGCCGCCCAGCTCGAGGCGACGCCCAGCCAGGTCTCCTTGCTGTTCACCAGCTACATGGCGGTGATGGGCATCGCGATGCTCGTCACCGGCGTGGTCTCCAGCCGGATCGGCCCCAAGCGCACGCTGCTGGCCGGGCTCGTCCTGATCATCGTCTTCGCCGGGCTCGCCGGCACCTCCGACAGCGTCGGCGCGGTCATCGGCTTCCGTGCCGGCTGGGGCCTGGGCAACGCGCTCTTCGTGGCCACGGCGCTGGCCACCATCGTGAGCTCCTCCAAGGGCTCGGTCGCGCAGGCGATCATCCTCTTCGAGGCCGCCCTCGGCCTCGGCATCGCCTCCGGACCGCTCGTGGGCGGCCTGCTCGGCGAGCAGTCCTGGCGCGGCCCGTTCTTCGGCGTCTCGGTGCTCATGACGATCGCGCTGGTCGCCACCGCGGTCTTCCTGCCCACCACGCCCCCGCAGGGCCGGCGCACCTCGCTGCTGGACCCGTTCCGCGCGCTCAAGCACCCGGCGCTGCTGCTCATCGGGCTCGTCGCGATCTGCTACAACCTCGGGTTCTTCACGCTGATGGCCGCCGGCCCGTTCGCCCTGCCGACGTTCGACATCATGGCCATCGGGTGGACGTTCTTCGGCTGGGGCCTGCTGCTGGCCTTCACCTCCGTGGTGGCGGCCCCGTGGCTGCAGCGGCTGTTCGGGACGATGCCGACGCTGGTCGCCGTGCTCGCGCTGTTCGCCGCCGACCTCGCCGCCATGGCGGTGCTGGCCGAGCACGAGCCGGTCGTCGCGACCGGCATCGTCGTCGCCGGCGCGTTCCTCGGCGTGACCAACACGCTGGTCACCGAGGCCGTCATGGGCGCCGCCCCGGTCGAGCGCCCGATCGCCTCCGCGGCGTACTCCTTCCTGCGGTTCACCGGTGGCGCCGTCGGTCCCTACGTCGCGCTGAAGCTCGGCGAGCACGTCGACGTGCACGCGCCGTTCTGGTTCGGGTCGGCCGCCGTGGCCGTCGGCGTGGTCATCGCGCTCGCCGGCACGCCGACCGTGCGCCGCGCCCTGGCCAGGCACGCCCCGGCCCCGCACACGCCGGCGGAGGCCGAGGCCGAGCTGGTCGGCGACCTGGGCTGA